Proteins encoded within one genomic window of Chlorobaculum sp. MV4-Y:
- a CDS encoding SOUL family heme-binding protein: MKTVMLMLTTSLLFAGCSVLGKRSAAEPPYELLKHDGAFEVRRYEPMVIAETFIDDESYSNASGKGFNRLAGYIFGKNRSKSSISMTAPVLQERGSEKISMTAPVLQQAGKGGWSMAFVLPEGFTLQSAPEPLDPEVKLRELPPSTIAVVTFSGLHSAANLEKYGRQLQAWLKKQGYRAISEPKLASYDPPWTIPFLRRNEVQIRIEPDHG, translated from the coding sequence ATGAAAACCGTAATGCTGATGCTGACAACAAGCCTCCTGTTCGCAGGGTGCTCCGTGCTGGGAAAGCGGAGCGCAGCGGAACCGCCCTACGAACTGCTGAAACACGATGGAGCGTTTGAAGTGCGTCGTTATGAGCCTATGGTGATTGCCGAAACCTTCATCGACGACGAGAGTTACAGTAATGCAAGTGGCAAGGGATTCAACCGGCTGGCCGGATATATTTTCGGCAAAAACAGGTCGAAGAGTTCTATCAGCATGACGGCGCCGGTTTTACAGGAGCGCGGCAGCGAAAAGATCTCCATGACAGCGCCGGTACTTCAGCAAGCAGGCAAAGGTGGATGGAGCATGGCGTTCGTGCTTCCCGAGGGTTTTACCCTCCAGTCTGCCCCCGAACCGCTCGATCCCGAAGTGAAGCTCAGAGAGCTGCCGCCCTCAACGATTGCCGTGGTCACCTTCTCAGGCCTGCACTCCGCCGCCAATCTCGAAAAGTACGGCAGGCAATTGCAAGCCTGGCTCAAAAAACAGGGCTATCGCGCGATTTCGGAACCCAAGCTCGCTTCGTACGATCCGCCATGGACGATTCCCTTCCTGCGGCGTAACGAGGTGCAGATCAGGATTGAGCCCGATCACGGTTGA